One region of Trachemys scripta elegans isolate TJP31775 chromosome 8, CAS_Tse_1.0, whole genome shotgun sequence genomic DNA includes:
- the TMEM61 gene encoding transmembrane protein 61 isoform X2 produces the protein MAASFRYGVTITGAILLVTGTLCFAWWSDGEVGPTSNNDAMAVPHGEAKVVPNSSSSNALLRSVSFFCCGIGGILLLFGLLWSVKANARGMSRHYQYHFSRDLHYFTVEPLDKRTCSAWDANAIPTYEEALNCRPAQSTLDYIPPHGGKEETSPPLYGDLDEDDTWPGCRRRSSSDSVLLRTTPSRRETESQGEPSATPPPSYEDISVRGV, from the exons ATGGCTGCTTCTTTCCGCTATGGAGTGACCATCACTGGAGCTATCCTGCTGGTGACAGGAACACTTTGTTTTGCCTGGTGGAGCGATGGAGAGGTGGGACCCACGTCTAATAATGATGCTATGGCTGTGCCTCACGGAGAAGCCAAAGTGGTGCCGAACTCCTCCTCCTCTAATGCACTGCTCAGGTCTGTCAGCTTCTTCTGCTGTGGCATCGgtggcatcctcctcctctttgggCTTCTGTGGTCGGTGAAAGCGAACGCTCGGGGGATGTCTCGACACTATCAGTACCACTTTTCCAGAGACCTACACTACTTCACCGTGGAACCTCTTGATAAAAGGACGTGCAG tgCCTGGGATGCCAATGCTATCCCCACCTATGAAGAAGCCCTGAACTGCAGGCCTGCTCAAAGTACCCTAGATTATATACCGCCTCATGGCGGGAAGGAGGAGACTTCACCCCCTCTATACGGAGACTTAGATGAGGATGATACGTGGCCAGGTTGCCGCAGACGCAGCTCCTCAGACAGTGTGCTGCTCAGGACCACGCCATCCAGAAGGGAAACAGAGTCACAGGGTGAGCCCAGTGCTACACCACCGCCCAGCTACGAAGACATCAGTGTACGTGGTGTATGA
- the TMEM61 gene encoding transmembrane protein 61 isoform X1: MCYQLPKDRGPQVQASGCRMAASFRYGVTITGAILLVTGTLCFAWWSDGEVGPTSNNDAMAVPHGEAKVVPNSSSSNALLRSVSFFCCGIGGILLLFGLLWSVKANARGMSRHYQYHFSRDLHYFTVEPLDKRTCSAWDANAIPTYEEALNCRPAQSTLDYIPPHGGKEETSPPLYGDLDEDDTWPGCRRRSSSDSVLLRTTPSRRETESQGEPSATPPPSYEDISVRGV; this comes from the exons GCCTCTGGCTGTAGAATGGCTGCTTCTTTCCGCTATGGAGTGACCATCACTGGAGCTATCCTGCTGGTGACAGGAACACTTTGTTTTGCCTGGTGGAGCGATGGAGAGGTGGGACCCACGTCTAATAATGATGCTATGGCTGTGCCTCACGGAGAAGCCAAAGTGGTGCCGAACTCCTCCTCCTCTAATGCACTGCTCAGGTCTGTCAGCTTCTTCTGCTGTGGCATCGgtggcatcctcctcctctttgggCTTCTGTGGTCGGTGAAAGCGAACGCTCGGGGGATGTCTCGACACTATCAGTACCACTTTTCCAGAGACCTACACTACTTCACCGTGGAACCTCTTGATAAAAGGACGTGCAG tgCCTGGGATGCCAATGCTATCCCCACCTATGAAGAAGCCCTGAACTGCAGGCCTGCTCAAAGTACCCTAGATTATATACCGCCTCATGGCGGGAAGGAGGAGACTTCACCCCCTCTATACGGAGACTTAGATGAGGATGATACGTGGCCAGGTTGCCGCAGACGCAGCTCCTCAGACAGTGTGCTGCTCAGGACCACGCCATCCAGAAGGGAAACAGAGTCACAGGGTGAGCCCAGTGCTACACCACCGCCCAGCTACGAAGACATCAGTGTACGTGGTGTATGA